From one Lotus japonicus ecotype B-129 chromosome 3, LjGifu_v1.2 genomic stretch:
- the LOC130742803 gene encoding multiprotein-bridging factor 1a isoform X1, with product MSGVGPLSQDWEPVVLRKKAPTAAAKKDEKAVNAARRSGADIETVKKFNAGTNKAASSSTSFNTKRLDDDTESLAHERVPTELKKAIMQARMDKKLTQAQLAQIINEKPQVIQEYESGKAIPNQQVIGKLERALGAKLRGNK from the exons ATGTCGGGAGTGGGCCCTCTTTCTCAGGATTGGGAACCCGTCGTCCTCCGTAAGAAAGctcccaccgccgccgccaagAAGGACGAGAAAGCCGTCAACGCCGCCCGTCGCTCCGGCGCCGATATCGAGACCGTCAAGAAAT TTAATGCTGGGACTAACAAAGCTGCCTCTAGCAGCACTTCATTCAACACTAAGAGGCTGGATGACGATACAGAAAGTTTAGCTC ATGAGCGTGTCCCAACTGAACTCAAGAAGGCGATAATGCAAGCTAGGATGGACAAGAAACTTACTCAGGCTCAGCTTGCTCAA ATAATCAATGAGAAGCCTCAAGTGATCCAAGAGTATGAGTCAGGGAAGGCAATTCCAAACCAGCAGGTTATTGGCAAGTTGGAGAGAGCCCTTGGAGCTAAACTGCGTGGCAATAAATAA
- the LOC130742803 gene encoding multiprotein-bridging factor 1b isoform X2 has protein sequence MSGVGPLSQDWEPVVLRKKAPTAAAKKDEKAVNAARRSGADIETVKKFNAGTNKAASSSTSFNTKRLDDDTESLARYIILFFYLSLLLYEMLNYPEPQDHIFKVLITIFSCPYEHCLNLMASCFLSSYWLYIF, from the exons ATGTCGGGAGTGGGCCCTCTTTCTCAGGATTGGGAACCCGTCGTCCTCCGTAAGAAAGctcccaccgccgccgccaagAAGGACGAGAAAGCCGTCAACGCCGCCCGTCGCTCCGGCGCCGATATCGAGACCGTCAAGAAAT TTAATGCTGGGACTAACAAAGCTGCCTCTAGCAGCACTTCATTCAACACTAAGAGGCTGGATGACGATACAGAAAGTTTAGCTC GATACATAATACTGTTTTTTTATCTTTCGCTGCTGCTTTATGAGATGTTAAACTATCCTGAGCCACAGGACCATATTTTCAAGGTTTTGATCACAATTTTCTCTTGCCCTTATGAGCATTGCTTGAACTTAATGGCATCCTGCTTTCTGTCTTCTTACTGGTTGTACATATTTTAG
- the LOC130742804 gene encoding phospholipase A1-IIdelta, which produces MAAAAATTTATAATEPTWPELLGSNNWETLLDPLNLHLRNLILRCGDLIQATYDAFNNDQNSLYCGYSRYGKSSFFNKVMFYPNPEHFTVPSFLYATARVSVPEGFILHSLSREKRDRESNWIGYIAVTSDGRAKELGRREIYVVWRGTTRDLEWINVLGAAPQSATGLLSAESLGQLKNDGSSSSSDEDDEHTPKVMRGWLTIYTSDDPDSPFTKNSARTQVLTKVKELLHLYKDENPSVVLVGHSLGASLSIVSAFDLVENGVTNVPVAAFVFGSPQVGNKAFNERFKKFPNLKVLHVRNVIDLITRYPGRLLGYENTGVELVIDTRKSPSLKDSKTPGDWHNLQAMLHVVAGWNGKKGGFEMKVKRSLALVNKSCEFLKDEYHVPGSWWVEKNKSMVRKEDGEWVMGAADEEDIPVPED; this is translated from the exons ATGGCCGcggccgccgccaccaccaccgccacagCCGCAACTGAACCAACATGGCCAGAACTGCTAGGCAGCAACAACTGGGAAACCCTCCTAGACCCACTAAACCTCCACCTCCGCAACCTCATCCTCCGGTGCGGCGACCTCATCCAAGCCACCTACGACGCCTTCAACAACGACCAAAACTCCCTCTACTGCGGCTACAGCCGCTATGGCAAATCCTCATTCTTCAACAAGGTCATGTTCTACCCCAACCCTGAACACTTCACTGTCCCTTCCTTCCTCTACGCCACCGCACGTGTCAGCGTCCCTGAAGGTTTCATCCTCCACTCCTTGTCACGTGAGAAGCGGGACCGCGAGTCCAACTGGATCGGCTACATCGCCGTCACCTCCGATGGCCGCGCTAAGGAGCTGGGCCGCCGTGAGATCTACGTTGTGTGGCGCGGCACCACCAGGGACTTGGAGTGGATCAACGTGCTTGGGGCTGCTCCTCAGTCTGCTACCGGCTTGTTGAGTGCTGAAAGTCTCGGCCAGTTGAAAAACGACG GTAGCAGCAGTAGCAGTGACGAAGATGACGAACATACACCGAAAGTGATGAGGGGTTGGCTCACAATCTACACCTCAGATGACCCAGACTCTCCTTTCACAAAAAACAGTGCTAGAACGCAGGTTTTGACCAAGGTCAAAGAGTTATTACACCTTTACAAGGATGAAAACCCGAGCGTAGTGTTGGTGGGACACAGCCTCGGTGCAAGCTTATCGATTGTAAGCGCTTTCGATTTGGTGGAGAACGGAGTCACAAACGTGCCAGTTGCCGCTTTCGTGTTCGGGTCCCCCCAAGTAGGAAACAAGGCCTTTAACGAGAGGTTCAAAAAGTTTCCTAACCTAAAGGTTTTGCACGTGAGGAATGTGATTGATCTCATAACTCGTTATCcggggagattgttgggataTGAGAACACGGGCGTGGAGTTAGTGATTGATACGCGAAAGTCACCGAGCTTGAAGGACTCAAAGACCCCGGGTGATTGGCATAACTTGCAGGCCATGTTGCATGTGGTGGCAGGGTGGAACGggaagaaaggggggtttgagatgaaggtgaagAGGAGCTTGGCGTTGGTGAACAAGTCGTGTGAATTCTTAAAGGATGAGTATCATGTGCCCGGGTCGTGGTGGGTGGAGAAGAACAAAAGTATGGTGCGTAAGGAAGATGGAGAGTGGGTTATGGGTGCAGCTGATGAGGAGGATATTCCAGTGCCTGAAGAttga